Below is a genomic region from Balaenoptera ricei isolate mBalRic1 chromosome 3, mBalRic1.hap2, whole genome shotgun sequence.
GCATTATTTATGTcgatttttcctttttacattacATGGCAATGTATACTATTCTGATACATATAGTACATAAGATTCTTTAGAACAAGACATAACAATGTCTTGTTATGCACAAGACATGCAACACTGGATTTATAATCAATCCCAGAATGTGattaattggagaaaaaaaagttGGACTAGGCATCTTGGCTAAAGGAACCAGAAGTTCTATAACACAGAGTTAAATACACAACTGGTTTGAAGGGCAACTGCAGCATCTGCAACATTGTCAGTGGTACCTCTTGAGGAAGTAGAACTATTTTACACGAACCAATTTAGGACCACACAAGATAAGTGCCATGCAGCATCAGGATACAGCTGCAGGGTTTTACGAACCATTCCTATTGCTAATGTTAGGAAATTGATGTTTTTCCTAGGTTGTCTTAACATTACTGCTTTAGTCACAGACCAGATATAAAGGACAATATGCACAACCTCCAACTAAAATCCTTTTGTAGCCTAGACAGTGAAGTGGTATGATATTAGACTTTAAAACTGCAGCTCTTTCTGGATCCCCCAAAGTGTATCTGCACTCTTCTTCAAACAGGCCTGTTCCTCAGGAGTCAGAGTCACTTTCACAACATCTGAGATTCCATTCTGTCCCAAGATGCAAGGAACACTAAGGAAGACATCCTCTTTTATTCCATAGAAACCCTTAATCGTGGTGGAAATCGGAGGCACCCGCCTAAGGTTCTTCATTATACTTTCTGCCAAATCTGCCACAGATAGTCCAATGGCCCAGGATGTGTAGCCTTTCAGTTTGATCACCTCATAAGCACTGTCAACCACCTGTTTGTGAACTGCTTTCCACTGTTCCTTATCTGCATCAGTGCCTAATTCAGGGTGCAGATTCTTCAGGGAGACACCAGCAACATTCATTCCACTCCATACAGGCACACTAGAGTCTCCATGCTCCCCAAGGATCCATCCACGACAGCTTAATGGGTGAACTCCCAGCCTTTCCCCCATGAGGTAACAGAACCGGGCTGAATCCAAATTGCAACCGCTTCCAATAACACGGTTTTTGGGAAAGCCGCTTATCTTCCAAGCCACATAGGTCAAGATATCCACTGGATTGGAAACAACAAGCAACTTGCAGTTTGGGCTGTATTTTACAACATTAGGAATGATGAATTTAAAGATGTTCACATTACGCTGGACCAAATTAAGACGGCTTTCTCCCTCTTGCTGACGTGCTCCAGCTGTGATAATAACCAGCCTGGAGTTTGCTGTCACATTATAGTCTTTGCCAGAGACGATTTTTGGTGTTTTAAGGAAAAGGCTGCCATGTTGGAGATCCATCATCTCTCCCTTCAGTTTGTCTTCTATGACATCAACAAGAGCAATTTCATCTGCCAAGTCCTTCATTAAGACACTGATGGCACAGGCCATGCCAACAGCACCAACACCAACCACTGTAATCTTATTCTGGGGGGCATGTTCTTCCTTAAGAAGATTCTGAATCAGCTGATCCTTGAGAGTTGCCATATTGGACTTAAAACCGAAAGGAATCGGGAGTGCACGTCggacgggcgggcgggcgggcgtcGGCGGGAAGCGGCGCTGGACCCAGAATTGGCGGCAGCTGCTCGGGTACCCAAGGAGTTTCTTTGAGGCTGAGTCAACCCCTGAACAGTTTGACAGCTGCAGGCTGCCACTGATGACACTCCCAGCAGCTGGACAACAAGTCTCTCTTGAAGGCGGATTGGGTGGCACATCTCTGTGTCCACACAGAATCAGATAGCCTGAGTTCAAGTCCTGTCTATGCTGATTACTTCCT
It encodes:
- the LOC132362433 gene encoding L-lactate dehydrogenase A chain-like isoform X2, which gives rise to MATLKDQLIQNLLKEEHAPQNKITVVGVGAVGMACAISVLMKDLADEIALVDVIEDKLKGEMMDLQHGSLFLKTPKIVSGKDYNVTANSRLVIITAGARQQEGESRLNLVQRNVNIFKFIIPNVVKYSPNCKLLVVSNPVDILTYVAWKISGFPKNRVIGSGCNLDSARFCYLMGERLGVHPLSCRGWILGEHGDSSVPVWSGMNVAGVSLKNLHPELGTDADKEQWKACRYTLGDPERAAVLKSNIIPLHCLGYKRILVGGCAYCPLYLVCD
- the LOC132362433 gene encoding L-lactate dehydrogenase A chain-like isoform X1 is translated as MATLKDQLIQNLLKEEHAPQNKITVVGVGAVGMACAISVLMKDLADEIALVDVIEDKLKGEMMDLQHGSLFLKTPKIVSGKDYNVTANSRLVIITAGARQQEGESRLNLVQRNVNIFKFIIPNVVKYSPNCKLLVVSNPVDILTYVAWKISGFPKNRVIGSGCNLDSARFCYLMGERLGVHPLSCRGWILGEHGDSSVPVWSGMNVAGVSLKNLHPELGTDADKEQWKAVHKQVVDSAYEVIKLKGYTSWAIGLSVADLAESIMKNLRRVPPISTTIKGFYGIKEDVFLSVPCILGQNGISDVVKVTLTPEEQACLKKSADTLWGIQKELQF